The window TCAGCACGCCGCCCGTCATACCGGCAGCTGGCACCATAGGCGAAGCCGCCGCAGGCGCAAGGGGGGCAACCTGCCTGCGCCGCTCCCTTGTCGGCGCCGTACCGAACGCATCGCGATAACTCTTGCTGAAATGGCAGGCCGACTGAAAACCGCAGGCCATCGTGATGTGCATGATCGACATATCGGTTTGCAGCAGCAATTCCCGCGCGCGCCGCAACCGCAGCGTGAGGTAGTAATGCGTCGGCGTCATCCCGAGATGCTCGCGGAAGAGCCGCTGCAGTTGCCGTTGCGACATATTCGCGAGCCGCGCGAGCTCTTCGCGCGACAACGGCTCCTCGATATTGTTTTCCATCAGCGCGATCACTTCGAACAGCGACTTGTTCGCTGACCCCAGCCGCGCAACGAGCGGCATGCGCTGCTGCGCGCTCGTATCGCGCACGTGCTCGACGATGAACTGTTCGGCGATCTGCGTCACGCGCGCCGTCCCCACGCGCGCAGCAATCAAGTTGAGCATCATGTCGAGCGGCGCGACGCCTCCCGTACACGTCACCCGATCGCGATCGACCACGAATAGTTCTTTCAGAAAACGCGTGCCGGGAAATTCCTCTTTGAGCGCCGACATGTTTTCCCAATGGATCGCGCACGCATAGCCGTCGAGCAATCCCGATTTCGCGAGCGCATACGTGCCCGTGCAAAGACTGCCGAGCGCCACGCCCTCGCGCGCGAAGCGGCGCAGTGCCGACAGATGAGCCGGCGTGGTTTCGCGCTGCACGTCGATGCCGCCGCAGACGAACACGATATCGGGCTTGCCGACGCATTCGGCCGGACCCGATTCGACGGATAACCCATTGCTCGCCGTCACCGGTCCGCCTTCCGGGCTCACCACCGACCAACGGTAAAGCGGTTTGCCGCTCAAATAGTTCGCCATGCGCAGCACTTCGATCGCATTCGTGAACGCGATCATCGTGAAGTTCGGCAACGGCATGAAGGCGAAGTGAGACAGCGACGCAGTTCGGTCGGGCGACATGGAGAAGCGTTCCTTCGGATCTGATGTGTTGCGGCCGATGCGGGGACATGGGCTCATTCATTGTGGAATCGGTGGCAACAAGCGTGCCATACGGCTTAACCCTTATCTCGCCGCCAAGCGGCACCGTGGCGTTGCATTGCGATGCACTGCGCGCGTGCGGCGGCAGCACGGGTTTCGCGCGCGATTCGCACTCGCGCAGTGCGAAGCTGTTGCGATGCAGCAAATCGTGACGAAGCGCGGATGCCGAAGTGTGCGCACGAAGATAACAATTTGAAAGCCGCACCTAATCGGCATAGATCGAGCCATCCGCACGATCTGTCACTTGTCCAAAATGGACTTCGATGGCGCAAAAAACCAAGAAAGCGTCTGAAATCGTAAATCGGCTCCAAAAGCGAACGACAAGAATAGAGCCGTCAAGTACGAGAGCCCGCAAGCCTTGCCGCAAGCGGGCGTGCTCCACCCACTCTCCAGGGACTCACTATGTCTAAGACGCTTCCATTGTTTGCGCAGACACTTGCCGAGCGCGATGCGCCGGTGCGCGGCGCGGTGTTGAGGGAACTCGAACGGCAGCAGTCGCAGGTCGAGCTGATCGCGTCGGAAAACATCGTGTCGCGCGCCGTGCTCGAAGCGCAAGGCTCCGTGCTGACCAACAAGTACGCGGAGGGGTATCCGGGCAAGCGTTACTACGGCGGTTGCGAATTCGTCGATGAAGTCGAGACGCTGGCGATCGACCGCGTCAAGCAGATCTTCGGCGCGGGCTACGCGAACGTGCAGCCGCATTCGGGCGCGCAAGCGAATGGCGCGGTGATGCTCGCGCTGACGAAGCCCGGCGATACGGTGCTCGGCATGTCGCTCGATGCGGGCGGCCATCTCACCCATGGCGCGAAGCCGGCGTTGTCGGGCAAGTGGTTCAACGCGGTGCAGTACGGCGT is drawn from Trinickia violacea and contains these coding sequences:
- a CDS encoding GlxA family transcriptional regulator, yielding MSPCPRIGRNTSDPKERFSMSPDRTASLSHFAFMPLPNFTMIAFTNAIEVLRMANYLSGKPLYRWSVVSPEGGPVTASNGLSVESGPAECVGKPDIVFVCGGIDVQRETTPAHLSALRRFAREGVALGSLCTGTYALAKSGLLDGYACAIHWENMSALKEEFPGTRFLKELFVVDRDRVTCTGGVAPLDMMLNLIAARVGTARVTQIAEQFIVEHVRDTSAQQRMPLVARLGSANKSLFEVIALMENNIEEPLSREELARLANMSQRQLQRLFREHLGMTPTHYYLTLRLRRARELLLQTDMSIMHITMACGFQSACHFSKSYRDAFGTAPTRERRRQVAPLAPAAASPMVPAAGMTGGVLMHA